The following proteins come from a genomic window of Trifolium pratense cultivar HEN17-A07 linkage group LG4, ARS_RC_1.1, whole genome shotgun sequence:
- the LOC123920275 gene encoding traB domain-containing protein produces the protein MEAQPPESNTPAVEEGGGGEDFIQVHDLKMESLSDSMVRIDHPSDAVDAASSPSDDPMVIDRRPVALPVELSRNVMMLSCESSAVGGVCDVYLVGTAHVSEESSKEVQAIVNLLKPESVFLELCSSRVRMLTMQNLKVPTVREMIEMLKKKHNMFEVVYCWFLAKVASQLEVFPGAEFRVAYEEALKYGGRVILGDRPVQITLKRTWSKMPLWHKAKLVYNLLFQTIFLPSSDDFNNMLKEMGDNDMLTLVIQEMSKEYPTLMETLGDERDQYMSSTLLQVASESRSVVAVVGKGHLQGIKKNWKQPIVMQDLLTIPSPKPAISALRVFTSVGVGVAGVAIISGIYLSCKK, from the exons ATGGAGGCACAGCCACCGGAATCCAACACCCCCGCCGTTGaagaaggaggaggaggagaagaCTTCATCCAAGTCCACGATCTGAAAATGGAGAGTTTATCTGATAGCATGGTTCGAATTGATCATCCATCAGATGCAGTCGATGCAGCTTCGTCTCCTTCTGATGATCCGATGGTTATAGATCGCCGTCCGGTAGCGCTTCCGGTGGAGCTTTCAAGAAACGTGATGATGCTTTCTTGTGAGTCTTCTGCTGTTGGCGGTGTTTGTGATGTTTACTTGGTTGGCACCGCTCATGTATCGgag GAATCAAGCAAAGAAGTTCAAGCTATTGTCAATTTACTAAAACCAGAg TCTGTCTTCCTTGAATTGTGCTCGAGTCGTGTTAGGATGCTTACCATGCAAAATCTTAAG GTACCTACTGTGAGAGAAATGATTGAAAtgttgaagaaaaaacataacatGTTTGAAGTAGTTTATTGCTGGTTCTTAGCCAAG GTTGCCAGTCAGCTTGAGGTCTTTCCGGGCGCTGAGTTTCGTGTGGCATATGAAGAAGCATTGAAGTATGGTGGCAGGGTGATACTCGGTGACCGCCCTGTACAG ATTACATTGAAGAGAACATGGAGTAAGATGCCACTTTGGCACAAGGCAAAATTGGTGTACAATTTACTTttccaaacaatttttttaccaaGCTCCGATGATTTTAATAACATG CTAAAGGAAATGGGTGACAATGACATGCTAACTCTTGTTATTCAAGAAATGAGCAAGGAATATCCAACTTTAATGGAGACCCTTGGCGATGAACGAGATCA GTACATGTCCTCCACATTATTACAAGTGGCAAGTGAGAGCAGATCAGTTGTTGCTGTTGTTGGGAAGGGGCATCTTCAAGGAATAAAGAAGAATTGGAAGCAACCTATTGTG ATGCAGGATCTCCTGACAATTCCATCTCCCAAACCGGCTATCTCTGCATTGAGAGTCTTTACATCTGTTGGTGTTGGCGTGGCTGGGGTGGCCATAATATCAGGCATCTATCTTTCATGCAAGAAATGA